In Cyclopterus lumpus isolate fCycLum1 chromosome 2, fCycLum1.pri, whole genome shotgun sequence, the genomic stretch gatAGTAGCCCAGCTAGTACGGGTCTGTTAAGGTACCTGCAGAGCTGGGTGTTCTGGCTGTGAAGTGATAGTTCTGGTTCAGTCCAGATGTTTGAACTACCACGACACATCAGTGTTGAAGACACCATCTGCTCCAGATGACTGAGCAGCCTCTCTGCTACactgcctacacacacacacacacacacacacacacacacacacacacacagataagtTACTGCTTGCATAGATTCtggactgactgactgactgaccgGTTACCTTGTCCAGCAATCAGAGCCTTGAGTTCTCCAAGCAGAGACTGAACGGTCTTCCCTTTCACGTCCGTCTCTGCCCTGCTGTGAAGGTCCTGAGGGACCTCATCCACCTGTCCAGGCTGCATGTTGGACATCTTCAAGGAGCACACCTGTCTGACAGCTGAGCGTTGGACATTGATGTCTCTCACAGGAACAAACTCTTTATCGCACTGTGCCTTACAGTATGGGTATGAGATGGAGGTCTGGGCACGGCCAGGAAAGGTGGAGGTCcgaggtggatggatggaggtgggtttctcaggtgggtggatggaggtggGTTTCTCAGGTGGATAGATGGAGGTGGGTTTCTCAGGTGGATAGATGGAGGTGGGTTTCTCAGGTGGATAGATGGAGGTGGGTTTCTCAGGTGGATAGATGGAGGTGGGTTTCttaggtgggtggatggaggtggGTTTCTCAGGTGGATAGATGGAGGTGGGTTTCTCAGGTGGATAGATGGAGGTGGGTTTCTCAGGTGGATAGATGGAGGTGGGCTTCTCAGGTGGATAGATGGAGGTGGGTTTCTCAGGTGGATAGATGGAGGTGGGTTTCTCAGGTGGATAGATGGAGGTGGGTTTCTCAGGTGGATAGATGGAGGTGGGTTTCTCAGGTGGATAGATGGAGGTGGGTTTCttaggtgggtggatggaggtggGTTTCTCAGGTGGATAGATGGAGGTGGGTTTCttaggtgggtggatggaggtgggtttctcaggtgggtggatggaggtgggtttcttaggtgggtggatggaggtgggtttctcaggtgggtggatggaggtgggtttctcaggtgggtggatggaggtggGCTTCttaggtgggtggatggaggtgggtttctcaggtggagggatggaggtgggtttctcaggtgggtggatggaggtgggtttctcaggtgggtggatggaggtgggtttctcaggtgggtggatggaggtggGCTTCttaggtgggtggatggaggtgggtttctcaggtggagggatggaggtgggtttctcaggtgggtggatggaggtgggtttctcaggtgggtggatggaggtgggtttctcaggtggagggatggaggtgggtttctcaggtgggtggatggaggtgggtttctcaggtgggtggatggaggtggGTTTCTCAGGTGGAGGGAGGGTTGTGGTGCCTGGTACAGGTTGGACTGGCTGACGCCCCCTCTGGtctggaggatggagggaacAGGTATTAGTAGTAtcatcaatgtgtctttactaacatgtaccacagtccttcatagtattacctttagttagtacctctactagacatgatcaatgtgtgtgtttttactgtatTAGTTTGTTAATAGATGAATTTAAATCACTCGTACCCGTCTTTGTGGTCCTGGTGGCTTTCTTCCTGAGGGAGCTACATGGGCTGGACTTAGCTGCTCCCCCCTTCACTGCTCTGGGGAGGCCTGGCAAGGGTTCACATGTGCATGATCAGAAGTAGAAGCCATTGTGCTGTGACAGAACACAATCAACATGGCTTAGGGTTAAATatgcatgtattattattaagtatccAACCAATATGCTAAATCACATACGGCCATTTAGAACAAGGTGTAGACCTGTTCTACAGGAAAGGGAACCGTAATGACTTGTGTTGTG encodes the following:
- the ccdc14 gene encoding RNA-binding protein 33, producing MRGTGRSKVVTSGRLTEGVKGKPCRRRVTPDPGPGCPEPAYSLYSTCTDPEEQVSSRHKGLDRCAALLTGIFQADKAGLPRAVKGGAAKSSPCSSLRKKATRTTKTDQRGRQPVQPVPGTTTLPPPEKPTSIHPPEKPTSIHPPEKPTSIPPPEKPTSIHTSIHPPEKPTSIHPPKKPTSIHPPEKPTSIHPPKKPTSIYPPEKPTSIHPPKKPTSIYPPEKPTSIYPPEKPTSIYPPEKPTSIYPPEKPTSIYPPEKPTSIYPPEKPTSIYPPEKPTSIYPPEKPTSIHPPKKPTSIYPPEKPTSIYPPEKPTSIYPPEKPTSIYPPEKPTSIHPPEKPTSIHPPRTSTFPGRAQTSISYPYCKAQCDKEFVPVRDINVQRSAVRQVCSLKMSNMQPGQVDEVPQDLHSRAETDVKGKTVQSLLGELKALIAGQGSVAERLLSHLEQMVSSTLMCRGSSNIWTEPELSLHSQNTQLCRRVRILNQQLKQKGRADTHQNPEMLVFTLQEELGAAQSRLQDLQEDHAELRKALEDREAKNALIQTDLEATRSRLLDSEREKSELASLAQQRLEDLGNLNRVLQGHDSSNRPPVVDGSDTQQHLNQHRPGLAEPPTDRITQFLMSLGPLQPPSTELVCVAAERGPASQPGVRPVDSTRPQPAHLDPSHGLQEVRSRATERRRLSRCDVDSVWSDCSTRSGSSFDTRDEVAFRDGLAALDASIASLQKTIQLDLGR